The DNA window TATGGAAACCACTTCCAATCATCCGGCGAAACAGCGCCCAATCGAAACTCGGCCCGGGATCATACTTTCGTCTAGGTGCAATCTGCTGATGGCTGAAGATTCGCCCCTCATTGAGCCCCGGATAGGCGGCGGACAGCGCGGCGAACACGGTCGCGAGCGCACGGTACTGCGCCAGCGTAAACGAGCGCTCGTCACCCTCGAGCTCGATGCCGATCGAAAAGTCGTTGAACCGCGAACGCCCCTCCCACTGCGACTGACCGGCGTGCCAGGCGCGACGATCGAAGGCAACGAACTGTACGCACTCGCCATCGCGACGAATCAGCAGGTGAGCCGAGACCCTGAGCCCCTCGATCCCTGCGAAGTAGGGATGGGCGGCGTGGTCGAGCGTGTTGGTGAACAGCCGCTCGATCTCGTCGCCGCCGAACACCCCCGGAGGAAGCGAGATCGAGTGCAGCACCAGCGCCGATACCTCGCCCTCGGGCCGCTGGTCCTGGTTCGGCGAGCGGCAGCGCCGCACGCCGCGCAGCCAGTGCTCCTCGACCGGCCCGATCACCGCCGGCATTCCGCGTACGGCTTAGCCGGGCTCGGACCGATGAGCGGACAAGCGGTGGCGAAAGCGAAGAGAAGCTGTGTCGACACGGGATGATCCAGTTGCAAAGCTTAGGAAACGTACGCTGAGAAGCGCTGCGACCATCGTCTAGCGTCCAGCCCATCGCGCACGATGTGGACACCACTCTACGCCAATCGGCCCGGTGGACAATCCTTGCGCGGGCACTCGTCCCTGCCTGGCGGGCGCACAGCCTGCATCCGGGCGGGATTCAACAACCTCCGAAGCGGCGCGAGGGTGCAACGAGCAGTGGTCGATTTCATCTCCTGACCGAACGGCGGCGAGTCGCGTATGATCGATGAACGGGTCCCAGGCGTATCGATGCGCCATCGCCCGTCCGTTTTCATTTCGTCTTGTACGCAAAGGAGTCGAGCATGCTGAGGATCTGGGGACGGGCCAACTCGAGCAACGTCAAGAAGGTACTGTGGTGCGCTGAGGAGTTGGGCCTGCGCTTCGAGCGCATCGATGCCGGCGGCGCTTTCGGCTTGGTCGACGGCGAAGAGTTCAGGAAGATGAACCCCAACGGCCTGGTACCCTGCATCGAGGACGATGGCTTCGTGCTGTGGGAATCCAACGCGATCATCCGCTATCTGCTTGCCCGCCACGGCGACGACTCGACGCTGCTGCCGGCGACTCTCGAGGGGCGCGCCAGTGCCGAGCGCTGGATGGACTGGTGCAGCTTCTCCCTGTCCGCTCCCTTCGCAGTGCTGGTCAAGCACCTGGTGCGCAGCCCCCCGGAGCGGCGGGATGCCCAGGCGGTCGTCCCGGCGGCGGCGAGCTTTGAGGCGTCGATGCGAATCGCCGATGCCGAGCTCGCGCAGTCTGCCTGGTTCAGCGGCGAGAGTTTCGGTATCGGCGACATCCCGCTCGGTGTACTGGTCTACAGCTGGTACGCCCTTCCCGGCCTCGAGCGCCCCTCGCTGCCCGCGCTCGAAGACTGGCAGCGCCGTCTCGCCGAACGCCCGGCGTTTCTCCACTGGGTCGCCGTCCCGCTGAGCTGAGCCCGAGCGCAGGCCCGCCCCGGACGGGGCGGCAACCGCCTGGCACCATGTTAGACTCTGGCCAAGCCCCACCAGCAGCCAAGCGACGCCATGACCAAGACACGCATCGGCCTGATCTTCGGCGGAAAATCCGCTGAGCACGAAGTCTCCCTACAGTCGGCGAAGAACATCGTCGACGCCCTCGACAAGACCCGCTTCGAGGTCACGATGATCGGCATCGACAAGCAGGGGCAGTGGCATCTGAACGATGCCTCCAACTTCTTGCTCGATGCCGACGACCCCTCGCGGATCGCGCTGCGCGAGTCGAATCGCGACCTCGCCGTGATGCCCGGCCGCAGCCATGGCCAATGGCTCGAAGCGGACGCAGGTGCGCTCGCCCAGCTCGACGTGATATTCCCGATCGTCCACGGCACCCTCGGAGAAGACGGCTCACTGCAAGGGCTGCTGCGCATCCTCGACCTGCCCCAGGTCGGCTCCGGGGTGCTCGGCTCGGCGATCTGCATGGACAAGGATGTGGCCAAGCGACTGCTGCGCGACGCAGGGCTGCAGGTGGCCCCTTTCGTCAGCGTCACCCGCACCCGCCGCGCCAGCCTCGATTTCGATGCCGTGGTCGACCAGCTCGGTCTGCCACTGTTCGTCAAGCCGGCGAGCCAAGGCTCCTCGGTGGGGGTCAGCAAGGTGGTCGACCGGGCGGGATTCGAACGCGCCCTCGATGAGGCGTTCTCATTCGATCACAAGGTACTGATCGAACAGGCGATCGAAGGCCGCGAGATCGAATGCGCGGTGCTCGGCAACGACGCCCCCAGAGCCAGCCTCTGCGGCGAGATCCTGCTCAGCGACGAGTTCTACTCCTACGACACCAAGTACATCAGCGAGAGCGGCGCGCGACTTTCGATTCCAGCCGAGCTCACCGACGCCCAATCCGAAGCGATCCAGGCCGTGGCGCTCGAGACCTTCGCGCTGCTCGAATGCCAGGGCATGGCGCGGGTCGATGTCTTCCTCACTGAGGACGACCGAGTAGTGGTCAACGAGGTCAACACCCTCCCAGGCTTCACCCGGATCAGCATGTATCCGAAACTCTGGGAAGCAAGCGGGCTCTCCTACAGCGAACTTCTGACCACGCTGATCGCACTCGCCCGCGAGCGCCATACCCAGGACCTCGCCCTCAAGAGCTCCCGCAGCGAGCGCTGAACGTTACACCGTCGCGCCCGCCAGGGCGCGGCGTCATCCGCGCGGTGGTCTCGCAACACTGCTCGGTACGGATGCCGCAGATCACCACCCGCCGGATGCCATGCTCGCGCAGCCAGGCCTCGAGTCCAGTGTCGGTGAAAGCGTTGTGAACCCGTTTAGTGAAGGTGACCGCTGCACGATCAGTGAACTCGAGCAATGGCGTGACCAGGCCGAGGGCTGGATCGAAAGGCGTACCGCCGCCCGGCTCGGCATGGAGGATGCGCACCAGGGGCATCGCCGCCGCGTGGGCTGCGTCGATCAGCCGGCGCAGAGGCGGGACGAAGGCCTGATAACGCTCTGCCTGCCAGTAGTCACGGGCGGTAAAGGAGTTCTGCGCGTCAATAAGCAGCAGGGCGGTGGCACTCATGGCAGAACCTCGGGGAGCGGCGGGAAGGCTTGGGCTTAATCGCCTGCGGCCCTCCCGCTCAAGGCACTGCGTCGCCGCTAGCGGACTTATCCGATCATGCTTTGCGGCGCTCGCGCGGTGGACAGGTGGGCACCCGTGTCTTCAGCGCTTCGACGAAGCGGCGGCGGTCGGCACGCGCCAGCATGCCGATCGGCACGACCCTGGCTCTGTGCCTGCCGTGGTTGAGCCGCAGCCTGACGTTGGTGACATGGCCACCGCGTTCGAGGCATTCGATCTCGTCGAAGCGCAGGCTGATCATGCGCGGTGAAAACAGCGACCCACCCATGTAGCGCAGCCGCTCGCGCTCGAGGCGCAGCGCCGGGGTGCAGCGCTTGCGCCGATGGAGATGATGAGCCAGCAGCGCAGCCCAGGCCGCCATCACCAGGACCAGCGGCAGCGCCTCGAGCAGGCGCTGCTCGCGAGCGGAGACGACCAGGATCGTCACCGCGCCAGCGAGCAGCACGCTCAGCCCGATACCCAGGATCACCAGGTTGCGCCGGGGCTCGCTGAAGAACTCGTCACCCGCTGCGGCGGGCTGCCCAAGGGAAGTCACGTGCTGATCACTCCTGCTCATCTGCTGGCGACCATCCGTTGCGAACGGTCGGTGCTTGGCGTTTGGTCGAAGCCGGCGTGGCCGAGGGTATAGCGATAGCGCAGGCGCTCAAGCACCACCCCACCGCGCTCGACCCGCTCGCTGGAAAGCCTGCGCCAGCCGAGGTGCTCGAGCCTGGGCGCGAGCACCAGGCTGGCATCGATATCGAGATGGGCGAGCTTCTCGGCGCGGGCCTGGTCGAGCGCCGCGGCGAGCAGGCAGGCGCCAATCCCGCGCCCCTGCAGCGAAGGCCAGACATAGAGCATGCTGATGCGGCCATGCGGCAGGTCGAGCTCACAGAAACCGACGCAGCGGCGGTCGAGGTCGGCGACCAAGGTGCGATAGCGCAGCTGGCGCATCACCCAGGCGCCGGGGTCGCGCGGCAGCGCGCAGGCCCAGGCCTCGCGCTGGTCGAGATCATAGTGGCCCGCGGCCCCGCGCATGATCGCGTGGTGAAAGACCTCGGCCTGATCCACGGCATCCTGGTCCCGGGCCAGGCGCAGGCGGACGCGTTCGAGCAGCGCATCGGAGGGACGATGGCGTTGAGGTTCGATCATCGGTCGTTCCGGTCGAAAAGACGTGGGTGCCAGCCGGCGCTGGCATACGCAATGGACCACGAATGCCGCGACGGGTTCGCCCGGCATGGGTGGAAGCACAGAGAGCCTACCCAACTCGTCGAGCCGACGCCACAACGCCGATCTCGCCGACCGCCGCCACTGCTTGCTAGACTGCGCGGCGATCCCCTCGACGTATTCTCGGACCCCGGCCATGCCCTGCGCCTCTCACTACGCCCTCGCGCCGATCGGCCTGATCGAAGGCTGCTACCCGGACAAGTTCGGCGTCCCTCGCCAGCCCGGGCTCGCCCGCGCCGCGACCGCGCGCCTGCGCCTGCTCGGCGAGTTCGCCCAGCCGGATGCGGTGCGCGGCATCGATGCATTCAGCCACCTATGGCTGACCTTCGTCTTTCACCTCAGTCCGCCCCGCTGGACGCCGCTGGTGCGGCCACCGCGGCTCGGCGGCAACCGCAAGACCGGGGTATTCGCCTCGCGCGCAACGCACCGGCCCAACCGGCTCGGCCTCTCGCTGGTCGAACTGGTGGGCGTCGAGCTCGATGATGGCGTCTGCCTGGTGCTGCGCGGCCATGACCTGGTCGATGGCACCCCGGTGGTCGACATCAAGCCCTATCTGCCCTGGGCCGACGGTGCCGAACACGCGCGCGCCGGCTTCGCCCCCGCCCCGCCCGAGCTGCTGCCGGTACGCTTCAGCGCCGAGGTGGAAGCCCAGCTCGCCAGTCGCGCCGATGGCGCGTCGCTGCGCGCGCTGATCGAGGACGTACTCGCCCAGGACCCTCGCCCTGCCTATCATCCCATCGATCCAGCGCGACGCTACGGCGTGCGGCTCGCCGACCTCGATGTCGGCTTTCGCCTCTGCGCGACGGAAAACGGCCCGCAGGTCGAAGTGATCGACCTGCGGGCCTGGAAACGCCCCTGACCGTCCCCGGGGCTAGAACATGTGGATCCCATAGCCCCACAGCAGCACGCCCGCGGCGAGCAGCGCCTCGAGCACCAGCACCCCGATCGCGAACGCGGAGCCGGAAACCACCATCCCCTCTCGGCGATCGATATCGAGAAAGTCGGGGATCCCCGCCTGGAGCAAGTAACCGGTGTAGCAAAGCGCCACCAGCCCCACCACCGCCCAGAGCAGCGGCGCGGGATAGAGCGCGACCAGCCCGCTCAAAAACAGCGGTGTGGCGATGTAGCCGGCGAACACCACGCAGCGCCGGTGGCTCGGCCGATCAGGGTAGCGCCTGGCAAGCCAATGGATCACCGATCCCATCGCATAGACCGCGGCCAGCATCAGGATGTAGAACACCACCCCGAGCACCACCGCGGTACCGGTTTCGATCCGCATGCTCGAGCCACCGATCTGCCACCCGACCTGAGTGGTACCGATGACCGCACAGATCACCGGGATGGCGGCCAGCAGCAGTACGTGATGCAGGTAGTGATGAGAGACGCTTTCGTGTTCACCGCGGATCTGGCGCCATTCGCGGTGCGGGTGGGCCAGCAGGCCCCATACGTGATTGACCATGCGATGACTCCTCACCCGCCGCGGGCCGCAGCCGGCAGGCTGGTGCGAAGGAGCGCGCCCGTGCGGCGCGGCGGCCCTAGACTTTTACTCTAGTCGCTCAGCGCGATCACGATGTGCGACCTTGGTCTCAGGCCAGCCACAACGACATCGGCCCCGGCGAGCGCCGGGGCCGATGTCTCGGGCCAGGATGGGAAGCATGCGGCTCAGCCGAAGTCGACACCGATCCGGCGACCGACCTCTTCATAAGCCTCGATCACACCGCCGAGCCCTTGGCGGAAGCGATCCTTGTCGAGCTTCTCGCGCGTATTCGCATCCCACAGCCGGCAGCCGTCCGGAGAGAACTCGTCGCCGAGCAGCAGTTCGCCTTTGTGAACGCCGAACTCGAGCTTGTAGTCGACCAGCAGGATGCCGGCATCGAGGAACAGCTGCCGCAGCACGTCGTTGACCTGGAAGGTCAGACGTTTGGCGGTGGCGAGCTGCTCGATGGTGGCATAGCCGAGCGAATCGGCGAGCGACTCGTTGATCATCGGATCGTGGAGGGCGTCGTTCTTGAGGAACAGCTCGAAGGTCGGCGGGTTCAGATCGCGTCCCTCTTCGATACCGAGCCGGCGGCACAGACCGCCAGCGGCGACGTTACGCACCACGCACTCGACCGGAATCATGTCCAGGCGCTTGACCAGGCTCTCGTCGTCCGAGAGCAGCCGCTCGAAATGCACCGGCACACCGGCTTCGCGCAGCTTGCCCATGATGAAGGCGTTGAACTTGTTGTTGACCATCCCCTTGCGTGCCAGCTGCTCGACCCGCTGGCCGTCGAAGGCGCTGGTGTCATCGCGAAAATGCATGATCAGCAGGTCAGGGTCGTCGGTGGCGAAGATCGACTTCGCCTTGCCGGCATAGAGTTCGTTGCGTTTTTCCATGGCGGAAATCTCCGAGGGAGGCGTTGGGCTATGCGTTGATCAGAGCACGCGCTCGACCGTGCGGTCGAGCCGCTGCCAGCCGATGCCACGGTCCTGGGCCGCGACCATCAGCCGCGAGGCATCATTGTCGAGCAGGGGTTCGAGGGCCTCGAAGGCCAGCTCGGGCCGGTTGTTCTTGTCCGACAGGTGTGAAGCGACGACGCGCTGCAGCCGGTCGGTGCCCCAGTGGCGCAGCAGCGCCACCGCCTGGGCATTGGCCAGATGGCCCCAATGCCCGCCGACCCGCCTTTTGAGGCTCGGCGGATAGGGGCCTTCGGCCAGCATCCTGAGATCGTGGTTGCACTCGAGCAGCAATCCGTCGCAGTCGCGAAAGCGCCGGCGCACATGGTCGGTGACATGGCCAAGATCGGTGAGTACGCCGAGCCGGCGGCCGGCGGTCTCGAACAAATACTGCACGGGCTCGCGCGCGTCGTGGGGAACGGTCACGGGATCGATCTCCAAGTCCTTGATCGCGAAGCGCTGCTCCGGATTGATCAAGTGGACCCGCTCGAGCCCCTCGAGCTTGCCGGCGAGCCAAGTGCCGGCGGTGAGATAGACCGGCAGCTTCAAGCGCTTGGCCAGCGAGCGTACGCCGCGCAGATGATCGCCGTGCTCGTGGGTGACCAGCAGCGCATCGATCCTGGTCGGATCGATGCCGAGCAGCGCCATCCGCGCGAGCGCGTCGCGCAGGCCGAAACCGCAGTCGACCAGCACCAGCGCCTCGTCGCTCTCGACCAGCGTGGCGTTGCCCTTGCTGCCGCTACCCAGCGAGGCGAAGCGCATCAGCGCAGGGTGCCAGCCACCGCCTCGAGAATCTCGCGGCTGACCGCCTCCGGCACCGGATTGCCCTGGTCATCGCTGACCGTGACGCCGACCCGCTGCGGGTCGAGACTGGCGACGTGCAGCCGATAGTCGGCGGTGGCGCCTCTCGAGAACCAGGAGAACCAGCCGCTGCTCTGCGCCGCGCGAGCATGGAAACGAATCCGCATCTCGCCACTTTGCTGGTCATGGTCGAGCAGGCGACGGTCGTCGCTGTCGAACGATTCGCCCAGCTGGTAGCTGAGCTCCGACCAAGCGCGCGGATAATCGAGCGCGATGAGCAGCCGCCAGTTGTTCTCGAAGGCATCGAGGCGCACGCGGTCGGCCTGGCTCAGCCCCTGCCCCGCCATCGAGTTCACCGACGACGCGCCGGTGGAGAAATGGCGTTCGAGCGCGGTGACGCAGGCATCGTCGGTGGCGTTGCCAGCAAGGCAGTAGACTTCGGTGGTGTTCGCTCGCAGCCCCTGGCGCAGCGCCAGGGTGACGTCGCTGGTGACGATCCGGCCCTGGGCGGGCTCGAGGCTCTGCACTTCACGG is part of the Halotalea alkalilenta genome and encodes:
- a CDS encoding Yip1 family protein — protein: MVNHVWGLLAHPHREWRQIRGEHESVSHHYLHHVLLLAAIPVICAVIGTTQVGWQIGGSSMRIETGTAVVLGVVFYILMLAAVYAMGSVIHWLARRYPDRPSHRRCVVFAGYIATPLFLSGLVALYPAPLLWAVVGLVALCYTGYLLQAGIPDFLDIDRREGMVVSGSAFAIGVLVLEALLAAGVLLWGYGIHMF
- the tsaA gene encoding tRNA (N6-threonylcarbamoyladenosine(37)-N6)-methyltransferase TrmO — encoded protein: MPCASHYALAPIGLIEGCYPDKFGVPRQPGLARAATARLRLLGEFAQPDAVRGIDAFSHLWLTFVFHLSPPRWTPLVRPPRLGGNRKTGVFASRATHRPNRLGLSLVELVGVELDDGVCLVLRGHDLVDGTPVVDIKPYLPWADGAEHARAGFAPAPPELLPVRFSAEVEAQLASRADGASLRALIEDVLAQDPRPAYHPIDPARRYGVRLADLDVGFRLCATENGPQVEVIDLRAWKRP
- the ddlA gene encoding D-alanine--D-alanine ligase, with the translated sequence MTKTRIGLIFGGKSAEHEVSLQSAKNIVDALDKTRFEVTMIGIDKQGQWHLNDASNFLLDADDPSRIALRESNRDLAVMPGRSHGQWLEADAGALAQLDVIFPIVHGTLGEDGSLQGLLRILDLPQVGSGVLGSAICMDKDVAKRLLRDAGLQVAPFVSVTRTRRASLDFDAVVDQLGLPLFVKPASQGSSVGVSKVVDRAGFERALDEAFSFDHKVLIEQAIEGREIECAVLGNDAPRASLCGEILLSDEFYSYDTKYISESGARLSIPAELTDAQSEAIQAVALETFALLECQGMARVDVFLTEDDRVVVNEVNTLPGFTRISMYPKLWEASGLSYSELLTTLIALARERHTQDLALKSSRSER
- a CDS encoding glutathione S-transferase family protein — its product is MLRIWGRANSSNVKKVLWCAEELGLRFERIDAGGAFGLVDGEEFRKMNPNGLVPCIEDDGFVLWESNAIIRYLLARHGDDSTLLPATLEGRASAERWMDWCSFSLSAPFAVLVKHLVRSPPERRDAQAVVPAAASFEASMRIADAELAQSAWFSGESFGIGDIPLGVLVYSWYALPGLERPSLPALEDWQRRLAERPAFLHWVAVPLS
- the ampD gene encoding 1,6-anhydro-N-acetylmuramyl-L-alanine amidase AmpD, encoding MIGPVEEHWLRGVRRCRSPNQDQRPEGEVSALVLHSISLPPGVFGGDEIERLFTNTLDHAAHPYFAGIEGLRVSAHLLIRRDGECVQFVAFDRRAWHAGQSQWEGRSRFNDFSIGIELEGDERSFTLAQYRALATVFAALSAAYPGLNEGRIFSHQQIAPRRKYDPGPSFDWALFRRMIGSGFHS
- a CDS encoding MBL fold metallo-hydrolase → MRFASLGSGSKGNATLVESDEALVLVDCGFGLRDALARMALLGIDPTRIDALLVTHEHGDHLRGVRSLAKRLKLPVYLTAGTWLAGKLEGLERVHLINPEQRFAIKDLEIDPVTVPHDAREPVQYLFETAGRRLGVLTDLGHVTDHVRRRFRDCDGLLLECNHDLRMLAEGPYPPSLKRRVGGHWGHLANAQAVALLRHWGTDRLQRVVASHLSDKNNRPELAFEALEPLLDNDASRLMVAAQDRGIGWQRLDRTVERVL
- the purC gene encoding phosphoribosylaminoimidazolesuccinocarboxamide synthase is translated as MEKRNELYAGKAKSIFATDDPDLLIMHFRDDTSAFDGQRVEQLARKGMVNNKFNAFIMGKLREAGVPVHFERLLSDDESLVKRLDMIPVECVVRNVAAGGLCRRLGIEEGRDLNPPTFELFLKNDALHDPMINESLADSLGYATIEQLATAKRLTFQVNDVLRQLFLDAGILLVDYKLEFGVHKGELLLGDEFSPDGCRLWDANTREKLDKDRFRQGLGGVIEAYEEVGRRIGVDFG
- a CDS encoding cysteine hydrolase family protein; the protein is MSATALLLIDAQNSFTARDYWQAERYQAFVPPLRRLIDAAHAAAMPLVRILHAEPGGGTPFDPALGLVTPLLEFTDRAAVTFTKRVHNAFTDTGLEAWLREHGIRRVVICGIRTEQCCETTARMTPRPGGRDGVTFSARCGSS
- a CDS encoding outer membrane protein assembly factor BamC yields the protein MIRQRTLFVALPLTLLLGGCGGGYFHDRNYEYIDAEMAPPLELPATRNASAFQDAMPVPDASSGFVRPSNNFQVPRPEPMGTASRGAPVEVREANGQRWLVVQGTPSSVWPRLTEFASSQGREVQSLEPAQGRIVTSDVTLALRQGLRANTTEVYCLAGNATDDACVTALERHFSTGASSVNSMAGQGLSQADRVRLDAFENNWRLLIALDYPRAWSELSYQLGESFDSDDRRLLDHDQQSGEMRIRFHARAAQSSGWFSWFSRGATADYRLHVASLDPQRVGVTVSDDQGNPVPEAVSREILEAVAGTLR
- a CDS encoding GNAT family N-acetyltransferase; protein product: MIEPQRHRPSDALLERVRLRLARDQDAVDQAEVFHHAIMRGAAGHYDLDQREAWACALPRDPGAWVMRQLRYRTLVADLDRRCVGFCELDLPHGRISMLYVWPSLQGRGIGACLLAAALDQARAEKLAHLDIDASLVLAPRLEHLGWRRLSSERVERGGVVLERLRYRYTLGHAGFDQTPSTDRSQRMVASR